Genomic window (Polaromonas sp. JS666):
TTGATAGGGCATCAGGGGGGACGGGTCGGTCGTATCAATGGGCATGCAAGTCTCCTAAATATCCATATTGTGGACATACTGACTATATAGTGGTCATTTTACCGGCGACATGGCGCATCAATTCAAGGGTTTACTCTGAATTTTGAAAAGTGCACGGCAGCCAAGAGCGCGGCAGCCGCAAGCGGCGCGGAGATCCCCAATCCCAACCCCAATCCCTGCCCCAAAGAAAAACGGGCCCTGCCATTGCTGGCGGGCCCGTCAAAAAAACGAGGGGAGCGGTGTGGAATGCTCAGGGGGTCCAGGTCACCACACCGCTCCACGCGGTGGCCAGCACGACCACGCCAAAGGCAATGCGGTACCAGGCAAAAGGTATAAAGCTGTGGCTGGAGATGTAGCGCAACAGCCAGCGAATGCACAGCCACGCGCTGACAAACGAAAACACCAGCCCCACCATGAACAAGGGCACATCAGCCACGGACAGCAGCGCACGCTCCTTGTACAGGCTGTAGACGCCCGCGCCAATCAGCGTGGGAATGGCGAGGTAAAAAGAAAAGTCGGTAGCGGCCTTGCGCGACAGCCCCAGCAACATGCCGCCAATGATGGTGGCGCCGCTGCGGCTGGTGCCCGGGATCATGGCCAGGCACTGCACCAGGCCGACCTTGAGCGCATCCATCACCGTCATGGCCTCGACTTCATGAATGCGCGCGACGGCCGGATTGCGCTCCTGGCGCTTTTCCGCCCACAGGATGATGAAGCCGCCAATGACAAAGGTGCTGGCCACCACCACTGGCGTAAACAGATGTGCCTGAATGGCCTTGCCAAACAGCAGGCCCAACACCACGGCCGGCACAAAAGCCACCAGCACGTTCAGCGCAAATTGCTGCGCCTGCTTTTCAGTCGGAAGCGCCACCAGCGTGTCGCGGATTTTTTGCCAGTACACCAAAATGACGGCAAAGATGGCGCCGGTCTGTATGGCGATGTCAAACACCTTGGCCTTGTCGTCATCAAAACCCAGCAATGCACCCGCAAGGATGAGGTGTCCAGTGGAAGAAATGGGAAGAAACTCGGTTAAACCTTCAACGACCCCCATGATGGCGGCTTTGATCAACAGTGCAATGTCCACTCAGGCTCCTGAAATTTGGGCTTGATTATCGCCCGCCATCCTGAGCGAGGGCTTAAGCTTTCCTGAGGGCCATTGCGGTTAAGCTGAACACATCATGCCCGAGCCCACACCCGCAACATCGCGTAACACGCCACCACAAAATGTCAGCCAGACCACGCCCGCCAGCGTGCTTGAATTCTGGCTGGCCGACGGCCTGGAAGGCGGCACGGCAGGCGGCTGGCCCACACAGGACCTCGGCAAACGCTGGTTTGGCGGCGGCGCCGCACTGGATGAGGAAATCAGGACGCGCTTTGGCGCGCAGGTTGTGCAGGCGATAAGTGGCGGGCTGCAGGACTGGGAGCAACAGCCCTTGCACCGGCTGGCCCTGGTGATATTGCTCGACCAGTTCACCCGCAACGTGTTTCGCGCAAGCGCCCAGGCCTTTGCGGGCGATGCACGCGCCCAGCAACTGGTGCTGGATACGCTGGCCCATCAGACCGACCAGCAACTGCCCTGGGTCGCCCGCGTGTTCACCTACATGCCGCTGATGCACGCGGAAGACCTGGCCCTGCAGGATGAATGCGTCGCCCGCTTTTCACGGCTGGTGGCAGAGGCGCCCGGCAGGCTGAAGCAGCGCCTGCAGGGCAACCTCGACTATGCCCGCCAACACCATGCCATCATTGCCCGCTTTGGCCGCTTTCCCTACCGCAACGCGGCTTTGGGGCGCGTCAACACACCCGAGGAAGAAGACTTCCTGCGCAAGGGCCCACGCTTCGGGCAATAGCGGCTCCCGGGCTTTTTACAAGCGCCTGTTTTGTTGTGAGCGCTTGTTGTTGTTTGTTGTTATAGGCATCAAGGCATAAGCGGGCATCAGCGCCTGCATCCCGCAACGGCTTAGCGCTGCGTCCTACAGTTTCTTACATGGTTTCAGGTTGTACTTGGGAACAGGTGACAGCGAACGCGCAGCGCGCCGAGCATCACTTCGGTTGAGTACTGAGTGAGCGCGCCCCAGGAGTAGCAGCCTTGGTAGCGGCCTTTGTTTCGGCTTGCACACTCCGGTCTGCGCTCCACTTCTGCTGCATCACGTACGCCAGCAAAAAGTCTGAAAATCCCTGGGCCGCCGGTGACAGCGGGCGGTCTTTCTTGGTCAGCAGGTAAAACTTCCGTCTGAGCGTGGGCGCCTGCAGCAAACGGGTTTGCAGCCCGTAAAGATTGAGTAGCGACGTGGCATACGGCAGGCAGGTCGTCACCCCCAGTCCGGCACTCACCATGCTGAGCGCCGTGGTCATGAAGGTGACTTCCATGCCGGGACTCAGCGTCAGGTTGCCGGATGCGGCCTGCAGATCCGCGCTTAGCCTCTGCGTGTATTCCCCCTGCAGGGAAATCAGCGGATATCGGGAAATATCTGTCCAGGTCACGCGCTTCAATTTACCCAGCGGATGATCGGGCGGAAATACCGCGACAAACGGTATTTCAAACAGGCTGTGCGTTGCGATTTCAGGTGACACCTCCCGTTCCGGCCCAATGGCGAAATCGACTTCGCCACTATGCACTTTGGACTGCACCGCCTCCACCGCACAGTCCGAAAGGCGAATCTGCACCGCCGGGTATTTGCTGTTGAATGCCGCAATGGCGTCGGGCATCAGCGTACAGGCCATCAGCTGCGGAGCAGCGACCCGGACAACGCCGCTCTTCAAGGCCTTCAGGTCATGGATCGCGTGGTACGCCTCGTCAAGGTCCTGCAGGATACGGGTGGCCAGAGGCAAGAACTCGCCGCCGACCTCAGACAGCTGCACTTTGCGCGTGCTGCGGTAAACCACCTGCACGCCCAGCACGTGCTCCAGCTCCTTGATCAGCCCGCTCAGTGCCGACTGGGTAATGTGAAGCGTGGCGGCTGCCTCGGTAAAGCTCGCGGACTTCGCAACAGCCACAAAGGCACGTAATTGACGCAGGGTCACATTCATCGGATTAATCGGATTACGTAATAAGTTGATATGAAAAAGTTGATTGAATAATAAGCCAGATTGTCTTCTACTCGCATCGCGTACGAAACGCCTCTCTCAATCTCACTCAATATTTCAAACGCCCTGCAGGAGACAACCATGCCTTATCTCAATTTCGGGAGCCGCCTCGCCATGCTGCTAACCGCCATCGCGGTGTCCGTCAGCGCCCAGGCCCAGGCCCCGACCCAGAGCTTCCCCAGCAAGCCCGTGAAATGGATCGTGGGTTATCCCGCCGGGGGCGGCTCGGACTTCCTGGCGCGCACCGTGGCGGCCCAGATGTCTGTGCAACTGGGCCAACCGGTGATCATCGATAACCGGGCTGGCGCCGGCGCCATCATTGGCGCCGAAGCTACAGCCAGATCGCCGGGCGATGGCTACACCCTCTTCACCGCCGATAACGGTGTGCTGATCTACAACCCGGCGCTCTACAAGCGCCTGCCATACGATCCCGAGCGTGACTTCGCGCCCCTCGGCCTGATGGCGCGGACACCGCTGCTGATTGTTGCCGCACCCAATGCCGGGATCCGGAATGCCCGGGAGCTGATGGACGTGCTCAAGAAAAATCCCGGCAAGCTGAACTATGGTTCACCCGGAAACGGCAGCCCTCACCACCTGGCCATGGAACTCTTCAAAACGCGAACAGCGGCTTTCGCGGTGCACGTTCCATACCGAGGGGCTGCGCCCGCCATGCAGGACGTCATGGGTGGCCAGATACCCCTGATGATTGTGGACACGTCGACCGGCATGAGCGCCATCAAGGCCGGCAAGCTGGTACCGCTGGTGGCGTTTTCAGCAAAACGTGTTTCACAGCTGCCCGACGTACCCACCATGATCGAGTTGGGCTACAAGGATGTTGAAGCCTATGCATGGCAGGGCATGGTGGTTCCCGCCAGCACGCCAAACGACATTCGGCAAAAGCTTTCGCAGGAAATGCAGGCGGCCGTCAATAACCCAGGCGTCCGCAAGAAACTCGAGGAGGCCGCCTGCGAATCCGTGCCCGGTGACGCAACCTTGATGTCGGTGTACACCCTCGCCGAAACCAAAAAATGGCACAAGCTGATCCGCGAGCGCGG
Coding sequences:
- a CDS encoding undecaprenyl-diphosphate phosphatase encodes the protein MDIALLIKAAIMGVVEGLTEFLPISSTGHLILAGALLGFDDDKAKVFDIAIQTGAIFAVILVYWQKIRDTLVALPTEKQAQQFALNVLVAFVPAVVLGLLFGKAIQAHLFTPVVVASTFVIGGFIILWAEKRQERNPAVARIHEVEAMTVMDALKVGLVQCLAMIPGTSRSGATIIGGMLLGLSRKAATDFSFYLAIPTLIGAGVYSLYKERALLSVADVPLFMVGLVFSFVSAWLCIRWLLRYISSHSFIPFAWYRIAFGVVVLATAWSGVVTWTP
- a CDS encoding DUF924 family protein — protein: MPEPTPATSRNTPPQNVSQTTPASVLEFWLADGLEGGTAGGWPTQDLGKRWFGGGAALDEEIRTRFGAQVVQAISGGLQDWEQQPLHRLALVILLDQFTRNVFRASAQAFAGDARAQQLVLDTLAHQTDQQLPWVARVFTYMPLMHAEDLALQDECVARFSRLVAEAPGRLKQRLQGNLDYARQHHAIIARFGRFPYRNAALGRVNTPEEEDFLRKGPRFGQ
- a CDS encoding LysR family transcriptional regulator, with translation MNVTLRQLRAFVAVAKSASFTEAAATLHITQSALSGLIKELEHVLGVQVVYRSTRKVQLSEVGGEFLPLATRILQDLDEAYHAIHDLKALKSGVVRVAAPQLMACTLMPDAIAAFNSKYPAVQIRLSDCAVEAVQSKVHSGEVDFAIGPEREVSPEIATHSLFEIPFVAVFPPDHPLGKLKRVTWTDISRYPLISLQGEYTQRLSADLQAASGNLTLSPGMEVTFMTTALSMVSAGLGVTTCLPYATSLLNLYGLQTRLLQAPTLRRKFYLLTKKDRPLSPAAQGFSDFLLAYVMQQKWSADRSVQAETKAATKAATPGARSLSTQPK
- a CDS encoding Bug family tripartite tricarboxylate transporter substrate binding protein; its protein translation is MPYLNFGSRLAMLLTAIAVSVSAQAQAPTQSFPSKPVKWIVGYPAGGGSDFLARTVAAQMSVQLGQPVIIDNRAGAGAIIGAEATARSPGDGYTLFTADNGVLIYNPALYKRLPYDPERDFAPLGLMARTPLLIVAAPNAGIRNARELMDVLKKNPGKLNYGSPGNGSPHHLAMELFKTRTAAFAVHVPYRGAAPAMQDVMGGQIPLMIVDTSTGMSAIKAGKLVPLVAFSAKRVSQLPDVPTMIELGYKDVEAYAWQGMVVPASTPNDIRQKLSQEMQAAVNNPGVRKKLEEAACESVPGDATLMSVYTLAETKKWHKLIRERGITLEQ